In Cryptomeria japonica chromosome 5, Sugi_1.0, whole genome shotgun sequence, the genomic window TGATTCTCACAATGCTTATGAATAGACTACTCGAGAGAAGACAATAAATAAAATGACATCAGAATTCTTTTGTTATGTCTAAAGTGATTTAGAATAGTGAAATGATAATTAAAAATACTAGCAAATTGACCATCCATGGTTATGTACCTCCATATCCTCCCAAAGATTCAAAATATCTTTTCAGTTGTAGCCTCCATCTAGGTTCTTCCTCACTTTGCTTCTCTTGCTCTTTTTGTCATAGAAAATCGAGAGGGCTTCTTCTAATTTTTTCCTTTCCCTATAGAATTTTTTGCACTCCATACTTATCCTAGTAATCTCAGTTATGAAGGGTTTGTCTAACCTAAATTCAACACCATAGACACTTAGCAACCCATTGTTCTAATTTTTAACAAGCATTCTTGTGAACTTGTGGTTTTGGCCATGGAGTTTTCTAATATATGGTTCCAGACCACCATCCACAACTTCCTTCCATACCTCTTCTTTTTTCTCCCATAGCTCACATGAGGATGGCTCTATTATAttcttctctctccccatataattGTTACCTCTATAATTTTTAGCATTTACACTAAAACCATGCTTCAAACAGGCGGTGAAAAACCAAACCCATAGGAAAAATCTGGAAGGTTGTCGCCACTTCATTTTAAGAATGGCTTTACACATGTGAAAAGATATCATCATTAATGCTCTATTGGAGAGATATTTTTGGCATCCTTCTACACCAGCTTGCATAAATGAAATGGAAAGGATTCCCCTTCCCACCACCATTTTTCATCATCCTTGGCAATCCAAAGAATTGCCACATGTTATGTAGGCATGTTTCCAACCCTAAAAACGTGCGAGATTTGAATTTCTTCAAGTTTGGCAATCATTTCAAAGAACTCCTACATTATATGATTAATCGTCTAGCTAGGGTTTATCTTTTTAAGcaaacaattgattatgtttagCGAATCTCTTTCCATCCAGACCTTCTTGAACCCTCCATGAAGAGCCATTTAAGCCCAATGTAGGTTGAATTTGCCTCAACATAATGGCTCATTTAACTATATTACAAATGATAAATAGGAGATATTTTCCATGGCaaatcaaactatgatattgctatcagtattcaactatgtagtttttgagtcaaaatcATTGAGCTATGTTTCATGAGAAATGGTTCACAACAACCCATCTCTCataagaatgaatggtccacttagcactcattgaatctaggtgatgctcatagaggtgaaaCATTTATCCCTCcaaggaggtcacccatcctagtactactccaactcaaccATGCTTAACCACAAAGTTTCCTCTAAGGTTAAACCCACTTAACTTCCAACCTAATTCATGAAAAGTTCAACAAATGTTATGCTTTATCAAGATTTCACATCCTAGATGAATTTCCCCCTTCACTTTAGATGGGAGATAGTAAAGAGTCACTAGACTCAAGATCTATGGAAATATTCTCTAATCCAAACAATGAAAAAATTTCTAATGTGTGttttttaaaatctaatttttttattaaatatgtgAGAGAAGTATTTGGTTTGAGttataaccataaaaaataaagTATGGTCTTCTAGGTTTTTTGTCCATTGTTTGGCATATTTTTTCCCTAATCCTATAGTAATAAATCTAGAGCACTATTATGACTTCGTACATAAATTTTAATACATATGGTCAATAGTTTCTATACTCAAAATAGCCCATTTTAATAGGTGAATTATATGCTAATTCCTTCCGTTAGATGATCCTTTAACTCATACTCTTCTTCACAATCTTGATTGTTACTTATGTGGCCATATGGAGTCATTCAAACGTGTATCTTATAGTTTTTCCCAGAGCTCAAGATAATTTTAATAGAATGCATGTATTTTTAAAGATATATTTATATGAGATAGTTGTAAACAACCTTTTGATTGCATTTTTTTATCATCTTCCAAACTCTTTGACACCTTTAGACTGGGGTGCTCAGCACCCATGTCATACATAGTCTACTCTAGATTTTCGATCTAGGTTCCTCTTTATGtcttaattttagatttgttttaTTGTTCACGTTTTCCATTTTGTATCTATTGTTTACTATTAAATATAATAACTTTATCAACATTAACCTATTTCATCTACATACACTTCACTATTTTATTTCTTTTACAACACAACAATAGAAAAAAAGTGTGTAGCTCTCCTTTAAGGACTGTAGTTGGGCTTATTCATGTTCCAATGTTGTGAAAAGGATTGAGCTCTTTAGTTTATATTGATTGGCCTAATGATCTATTTCCCCAAAATTTGTGGTTGTCTTGAAGTTGTTTGAGTGATAAATTCAAGCTTGATCCATTTTATCCATAAATCCAACAAGAAATTTCTTAGCCTGATTTCATGTTAAAATTTAAATGATCTACCTAAAAAGAGGATaccttttatttattattaattctaTATCTCCCCAAATTCTTCATAAAATTAGGGTATGTCTCTCAAGCCTTGGTGGGATGACCAGAAATGAAATCCAAATACAACTTTTAAGAAATATAAGTCTCACAAAGGATTATTTTTGTTGTCTACCACCTTCCAAGATGGTTTAAGAGGTAAATCACTAGTAACAATTGTAGTTCACTATTAGAAATTGGTAGAGATATTTTAATGCATATGGAAAATAGTTTCCACACTCAAATTATTCTATTTTACTAGATGAATTTTATACCAATGCCTCCCACTAGATGATCATTCAACTCATATTCTTATTCACATTCTTGATTATTACTTATGTGATCTTATGGAGTCATTCAAACATATCTTATGTTTTTTCCCAAAGTTCAAGATGCTTTGAatatgatacatgcattttcaaagCCATTAAGGCTCACCCTCATTTGGTTGTAATAGGATTTGTCACTTTGCACTATCATATAAATGAACCATAGACTTAAGATCTGGCCTATGGATGTATTTAGAGTAGAAAAATGAATAAATCATCCTGATCAAGATTTATTCATTTTTCTACTCTAAATACATGGTATTTTAAATTTCTAGGAaggttttttcattttctttgttacTAATAATTTATGCTACATGAAGAAATCCAACTACTATTATGGTCCCCCAAAAATTTATACCCTAAAGCTCCATGTGCCTTCTCCACATGGGACttttcacatttttatttttatttttgttataatGGAATGTAGATAATTCCTCAATAATACTATAtctaaataaaatttaacatttatatttaaatatttaatataaaacATACAAACAACATAttgataaattatttataataGATGATGACTAGTACTTAGTTCTTCATAGTAGCTAATAGATAATGCATGGATATTTTTTGGTCATTTGGATGCATTAgtaatgatttttatttaaattttagtctaTTCAGATCAATATTGTCCCTCAGAAAGAATAATTTAGGGGTTTCTTAGTAGAGATTTACAATCTCATCCGTTATTTATTTGGATTCCCTCATAAAGTTAAATGAATTCTAATCCATATTCATTCGTGCTATTCTTTCTCTTAGAGGTTTCCTTCTcaagtgatgaagaaaatgaaaaagaaaaaagaaaaaaggaacgAGTTATGGATTTGGGGCTACTAAATTGGAAGAAGTTTTTAATTGATAAAGAGTTAGAGAACATGACTAATACAAGAGAATATGATTGAACTAGAGTATGTAGTCCCCCTACCTCAATTTTTTTGATGTTGACAATTTTGAAGGTGTACAAATTGAACTTGGAAAGTTTCTCCATCATTGTGTTCAAGATTATTTTAAAATGTTATTTAGTTAAAAAACAATACTCAATTGAAAAATCTTTTAAAAGTAAAATAATGTCTACCTTATTTATCTATTTGAATGATTTTTTCTAAATATGCATTGAATCATGTGATACCAAATGGGCAAGTAAATGTACTTTGATCTATCATATGAATCTTGATATTACTCAAAGTCAATTTaataaaatttcaatcaaattaGATGTGACAATTATTTTGTGaaacaaatatttaattttatCCTAATTTTCAATTGAATCATTGAAAGAATAGTTTAAAGATCTCTTATATATGTTAAAATTGTGAGTTTATTGAATAATAACAAGGCTTCTCATTATAATCACATATTCATGGCAAATATAATGATCTAGGTTTCTTAAATAATCCTTTAAATTTCCAATATTGATTTAATGCAATTATCTAGATTTCTTAAAGGATGATTATTTTAATCTCCACAATTATCTATGATTCATCTAATAAGTTCCTCAAAACAAGACCTCAAGACGaagttttattatttatatatatatatatatagttgtaaaTTGCCTCGCGAGATATAAATTTTCCACAATTTGAACCCGAAATTTATCCCTGAATCATAAGGGGCAAATACAAATTCTGAGTAAATCTAACCAAAGAGATGCTTTCAATCACAAAGGTTATATAAAAGTCTTACTAGATATAACAGTAATGGTGCTTGTCAATAATAAATACCAGATTCGAATCCTTACCAAATAAAACAAACTAGCGCTGATACAATTCATAAAGACAGGTCACAAATCGTCATATAAATACATTAATAGACACAGCTTAGCACAGAATACGTCTCTTTATTCATACTATCAAACTAGCACACCAGATACATTCTAACCCTAATTTCACACACTACCTCAGATACAAATCATAAAGACAAGATATAAATCCTAACACAACTCATCCTACCATAGAGACGAAGAAAGACACAGAAGACACCATTATCAGCACTGAATGAAGAAGCTGTTCCAGCCAAAAGCGGTGCAGCCGCTTACACTGCTAGTAAATCGAGTATGTGCTACGCCATCACAATTAGCAGCATTATAAGCAGCAGCAGTTTGTCCTTGGTATACAAACTGATATCCTCCATGCAAATCGCTGGCTACATTAGTACACCCACAGTTACTGTAAGTAGCAGCCTGGTTACTACACCCAGAACCTGCCCATACACTAAAATAACTACCCACAGAAGGCCTTACAAACAAGAGGCATACAAGCAGTATTCCTATGTATTTCAAAGCAATAGTATTCTTCATAGCGTTACAATTCAATGTTGATATAGAGAACAATGCTTATAGGTACTACTCGAGGAGCTGTGCTTTGTATTTATAGAGGAAATCTGGGCATCAATCGAATGACCCTGTCAAAACGCTGTTTATGGCAGAATTATTCAAGGGAAATAACAACATTATCTTCTGCTTGCTAGTAAGATAAGATAACATCGATGACTGAGAGCAGCATGTTTTTCAAAGTCTACAtaaataacataaatatatcaatgCCCACTAAAGGCTAAAATTGACCCATAGAAGCATGGTTTCTGGGCTGTGATTTTATATCTACCCACAACACAGTCAATATGTTCTTATGGTTTCTGGGCTGTGATTTTATATTTATCGGCCACTTTATTTGAATTGGTTTTTCATATCATGATGTTGTATAATATAGTGAATAGATTCGTATGAACTCTTCATACTGCTATTTCAAATCCACCTACTTTTCTGAACacatttaatatttttgttttttaataaaggGTGCTTACatttattcataaaaataataacaatatatataa contains:
- the LOC131067314 gene encoding antimicrobial peptide 1-like, which produces MKNTIALKYIGILLVCLLFVRPSVGSYFSVWAGSGCSNQAATYSNCGCTNVASDLHGGYQFVYQGQTAAAYNAANCDGVAHTRFTSSVSGCTAFGWNSFFIQC